A stretch of DNA from Hydra vulgaris chromosome 03, alternate assembly HydraT2T_AEP:
tttaaaataattaatattacaaGATGATAATTTTGACTCATGATTTTAATGACTATTTTGTGttcattttgattaaatttatattaatttttaaaggtgAAGAAGTTATAGTTAAGTTTACACCAAATAAGCCTCAACCAGTTTGTTTTGATGTAAAGtgagtatttatataaatatatatatatatatatatatatatatatatatatatatatatatatatatatatatatatatatatatatatatatatatatatatatttgtttatatgtatttgtaggttgaaaattgtttttttattatggataaaaagataaaaagtcaaAGAATAATTTAGTTTATGTTACATTCaatcactttttaattttttttttttttacaattataagatatttaatttgatttctCTCTTTCTGATTAAATTTAACTGAGAgaattattgaataaataacTGTAAACCAGTTTTACAACATTTACATCAAACAAAAGTTCCACAACATTTACATCAAAGAACAGTTTTCATAACATTTACATCAAACAACAGTTTCACAACATTTACACCTAACAACAGTTTCACAACATTTACATCAAACAACAGTTTCATATCATTTACATCAAACAACATCTACAATAAACAATATCAAACAATAGTTTTACAATATCTACACCAAACAAAATTGGTgaaaacataaagaaattattaaattcagcAAACTGCAACTTTTCAACAAATGAAATCTATTCTACAACTGGTTATTATGCACTTAAttctaaagttaaaacaaagagatgattgaatttaataattgtttggTGTGGCAGGTGATTGCTTAAGAgtgttaagtttttaaatatcaaattatgCCTGAAACTGTAAACATTAAGTTATGTCTGGAATTATCAACAAATTTGTATCGAATTGGCTAGTCTTGGTTACATACAAACAGtatcaaaataacaatattatctTGTGATCAAGCTTGATTGCATAATGTGCAAAATGTCTGCGATTgttgcataaaaataaataataaaaaaaaaaattgatatcaaaAAGTAATTACACCAAAAGCTAATTGCAACACCTTACTGATatcaaacaaacattttctGTATAAGAAAGTATTAATTGCAAAATATGGCGCGTTTTGTgagttcaaattttttgttatgtgaTACATAGAGAGGTTTTTCCTCAGCGTGTGATTTATCAatcaaaacttattaaagaatacttaatatatttaaatacagtaAGCTTATGAAACAATTTAAGATTCgtaacaaaaacaacatttaaacataaaatatatttacctGAACTAGTTTTATAAGTAGTGAAAATCTatttggctaaaaaaaaaaattaaaaaatcttttttgttttgttacctgaaaacttttaaagaaaacagcTTACACAAAAATAGGCAAGGGATTTCTAGTTAGGCAACACACTGCAAGAGTGGCAGGTGTTATAGCTAATTCAAGAGATGATGTTTCTGATTTTGCACTATCTTCTTTAACTGCATTTAGATATAATGAAACATGATATAGATCTTGATATATTGAAAGGGTATGTTTCTGTAAATGGTGGTAACAAAAAAGGTGCGTGCATTAGGTTAGCCACATATCTTGACAAATCTTTACTTCTCTTAGCATGCAGGCATTACATCTATGAAAGACATGCTGTTCAATGTTGGAACATTTATCAAAGCTGTAAAGCAAatggttcttttttttaaattattttttgtttaagaaacatgaaaaaaatagaaCTCAATTAATCAAAACTCTATtgtgttaaaagtaaaaactgaaGATATTTTTGATAGCTGGTTCGAGGAATAGTTTAAGAAAGCCTTAttgctttcttaaaaaaatatgaagacaaaaacaatgaaaaagtttataaaattctgAGCATACTGAATAATCTGGAAAAATAAAGGTTTATTAAcattctgtttttgttttaatagtattatttaagATAGGTACAAATCTGATTATCTGGAGTTAGCAGAATTGACAACAATGGTGTTGTCTGATGATGAACAGTACAGACTAAGAAAGGTTGGGCCTGTACATCATGCTAGATTTATATGGTAAAGGGTGTATATATTCGGAAAATTTATCTCCTTCTATGAGCATTGCCAGCCTgactgattttgaaaaaaatgaaataaaaaatattgtattttttactaCTATATCTTTACACTGAGTGGTTTATAAGGGCTGGAATTCCTGTATTTGTTTCATATCAGGTGTCATTTTTACGCTTtacaagttttgaaattttaatataaacagttTGTAAATTATCTTGAAGTAGCAAATGTTGTAATTTTccttttatataacaaatataagaaCAGAAGgtcaattaacaaaaaaaactttattttataaaagcaactAGTATTTTCAGAAACTAATTATATAActggttttcaaatttttcaacatATTAGGCATTTTACTAAtcataatacaaatataacGCAAATACgcttgaaaacaaattttgagTTTTGCGATCTTTGTTACTCAATTACTTGTGCttaacatttatatttctttCTACTTCgtcaaacaacaataaaaattaaaaaaaaataatgagtaTAATCCCCTCAGTTCATCTGAAAAAAGGGCAAAAGAGGACTTCTCTCAGCAGATCCAATGGTCAAAAAATGACCATTGGATCTGCTGAGAGAAGTCATGGAGTGGTCCAatcacgaaaaaaaaattttcaatagtaaTATCAAGGTTGGGGCTCCTTATGGAAAACaatgttagttaaaaattattaaagtcattattttaaaataccctAATATGTATTATGCATACTGTATCCTAACAAATCTTTTTATGattcatattttaaatcttgattatgtcttatattattttagtaatgAATGAATAAGGAATAAgtgaataagaaatatataaattaatgcattttaataaatgtaaattgattaatttacatttattaaaatgcaataaaaagaaTTACACTAAAAGCGTTTCAGGTAACAACCTATTTTTACTAGTGAGTTAAGTTATCAAGTAAGACATGTAATATTACAGTGTATTACATGCGTCACTTGATAACTTAACTCACTAGTAAAGGCCAGGTATGATGTGAGAACAAAAGACCAAGTATTATGTAAGAACAAAAAGCCATGTATAATGTGGAAACAAAAGACCAGGTACAATGTGTGAAAAATAGACCAGGTATGGTATGAGAACagaattaagtatttttatgataaatttgctatatattttcttttaattttgaaatttttttaaatttgagttaattaaaaatgatcaGTAAATTTTACTTACAGTGCCTCTTATATTGATGCAAATAGCAATTGTTATACAACTCAATTGGATTCTATCCAATTAAAGTTTCGACATTTATTTATGCCGTTACCTTGCATTGCTGCTTTCCAggtaatttttgtaatgttttgaattttttgttgtgtttatgacctttttgttaatgattattaataattgtataaaattaatagttaaaagtaacaaatgaaaaaaaaaaggaacaaaaaaaaaaccattgacatttgaaaataactaataatagataaaataataaatgtaagagataaaatattgaaacacATAACAAGTTTATCatgtaaaaaacataataagtttttgtaaaactttatcattaatctatttaagtttgtattttaaacttaaaatttattgatttataaattttgtttatagtatAGTGTAAAAGGTTTATTTGATGCTTTGTGgcttgatattgaaaaaaatccaTCTAAAACAAggtaacagttttatttttatctaaagtattGTAAAGTAAAGATTAAAAACATCTTAATGATGCAGGATTCTGCAGCTTTtagttcaaagttttcttttttaattattcttaatagCAAGTAATGAGTTAATATGTATGagttatatttatgtaaattgatCCGAGTGTCAATggaaggaattttatttataatgcgcattagttcaaataatttttttttaattattaaatgctATAAATATCAGTTTGAAGATATCatataaagtttatctttttatttacttttatgattaaaacttattttatatatatataaaaggtgttaatactaaaataatgtGCAACATGAAAACTGACACCCTTAAGTTATTAGTTATACATGGTGTTCAACATTTATTGTGTTAATTCGTACCACGTTGATGTTTTTCATACATTAGAGTTATTTTAATTGATGTATCAATTTTTATGGCAAATGCAATTTTGttgctattaaaatatttactatgaTATGCTGTAAACAGTTCAAAGAAAAATCttcctttttaaatattagactttttatattatactaaatattatattaaacattacactttttatattatagcaTTAACTAACAAAAAGGTCTTTTTGCACtgttacaaaataaaagatttttctaattgcacagtttatatttttcatcgTGTTTTTCAGAGTTACCAAGTGTTTATCAGTGTTGTAGTGATGAAGGAGATCAACAAATTGTTcggtttaagtttttttaagaaaataatctaataaaataaattacagccAGGCAGCAAGTTTGGGgttttctaatacttttttaaaatcctgTATAACATATCTGGTCTGTGGACTAGTGAAATTGTTAACGCTTAATTTAGTACTACTGATTCTTGGTATTTTATGCTGTTGTGTGCAGAGCTGCCAGAATAATACTGTACAGATCAACAAgagttttataataaacttttctatAGCAAGCTATTATCTGTGTTTGTAGTAGCTGATCTCTGCTGTCACTAAGGCATAACAAAAACATATGCTTTTACCCACCTggatttcttgaaaaaaatatatgcttttaCTTAGctgcatttgttaaaaaaagagcaACAACTTTTATGTTACTTCAATTCGTACATTTGCATAATATCGATTTTTCATTTCCAAAATGGCGTCCTACAAAGCAgaatgaaagtatttttttaaagattcaaatattattatgcaTCTGTAAACCTACATTTACAGACCCATAACAATTATTTTGCATTTCACAGgcttcattataaataaaatatcttctgTCAAATATTTCTGCTAAACACTGTCTAGAATTGAAACAAACTTGATGCAAACTTAATATTATAGCTCAAGTTGTAAGAAACATAAATATGACAGCATTCTTTGTCTGTAATAGGTTTACTAGGTCAAAAatcagaattatttattttatattaattattaacgtTGTTATCAGAAAATAATAAGACAGGTAAAAATTGTGTACATAGCTATACTGCATCAGTCGATACCATTTCTGTCTTTTGTAGATCTGTTTTTAATTCTTGTTTAATGGATAAATGTTTAGATTCTTTTTCTTGCATAGAAAGAATCGCATAACTCCATAATCCTTGAAAATTTCTTCCGCAAAAAATAGAGCAACATAACTAATTGTCCAAACTTTAATGTTGCAGTTTAGagaaaaagaagttaaaataaaagtatcttTGACAAACAGCAGTAACAttctctttataattttttatcaacaacatataacatttaatattttgtctaatgcattttgtttaaaacattcaacAGGTATAGTTGTCCAAAATAATGTGGTTGATGATTTGTACAAAATGCTTGTTTAATTTAGAGCAGatctttttcttaataaataaccTAAAGATTATTGTGTggattattttaagtaaataactaaaatcattttaaaatattcatcatCTTAATACATACTTGGAACTAGTCGCTTGTTGGTCTGCTGCTTGAGCCATACCtcaaaattgactttaaaaatactaatttttagttaataaataatctagtctaaaatatgaaaataaaaagttgaaacgttgaaatagtattaaaagttgaaattttttcaatatctattaTTGGAAACTGCTCTGAagcaaaatctttttatatatttaacaacattttctataaaaaaaaaaaggatgtaagattaaaaaatacaagtcTTAAGGTATATTGCTAAGCatgcagcatttttttaatttttatatcatgCCAAAAATAACATgttgcaatgttttttttaaaaagctttgtttatataattcatataattttataataaaattgtttatataaaaagttacgAAATTGATACAGTacgataaaaaattaaaaaatcttttttacgaaaacttttttataaaaatacatcaaattCTGTTATAAATCTGCCTTATTATTATCttcaaagtaaactttttagtgaatatttttactaaatttcaataaaaacggGCAAAATGTTGCTGGAGACATGTTATTTTGGATTATGGAGTGGGAGATTTTATAACGCAAATTTACCACagtatttaacaaattgttgtgttaataaaatataacctATTTGCGAACTAACATGTGTTGCATAGATTTACTTTAAgtcaaaaaactatatatttttatctttttttaagttttggcgaaaaaatattacagaataacaatattatatcaGTAAAATATATGTGCAATCTATCATCAatgattttaaagttgaaattagAGCAGTTCATTACATATGAAGATGGTGagattttattgtatattttctaatgttgtGTGACATAAAtgatatgtattatatattttaatgatagtattaaatgtatatatatatatatatatatatatatatatatatatatatatatatatatatatatatatatatatatatatatatatatatatatatatatatatatatatatatatatatatatatatatatatatatatatatatatataagttgaGTCATAAATAACTTCCGTTTTAATAAGTCTCCTTTAAACTGTAATGTCTCagtgaatatttattttacttaatcgAAATAAGCAGCATTTGAATCACACTTTTGCCTAAGTAACGCTAGTCAAATAATTCTGTTGGCATAAAAATTAGTTCATCGGGATTTGATAAAGTCAACAAAGGCTGTTTTTGTGAGACGTTAGATTGGCAAAGGTTCTACCGGTGAGAAAGTTATTGAAGTGCTTGAAAAGACGGTAGTCGGTTGGCGATAGGTCTTGGGGTTAGGTGGAAAGGGCAGAACTTTGACGCTCAATTCCTCTAATTTTTGGACAGTGATTCGTAAGATATGCGGCTGCGCGTTGTTGTGGAGCAGGCTCAGATCTCCTCTGTTAACCAGTGCTGGCAGCTGCTGACGCAATTTTCTgtacatttcatcaaaaatcgTTTAAAATCCTGGTATAGTCTTAGAAGTATAATTTAGAGATGTCCAGAATAGAATATCCAGCTAAATATCTgggttaaaaaagaaatttttgaaatgtagtTTGTAAACTTTGAAAGCTGTAATCGAAGTGGATTCAGTGGCGAATCTAGCATTTTTTGTAGTTTGAgagagcaaactccaaacaaaAGCTGTAATTGAAGTGGATTCAGGGGCGGatattttgaaaccctatacAGGCTCAGAATAGACAGAAATATGAGCAATCTGATTCGCTGATTTTGAAAGAGAGGCAAGTGCgcatttgttgaaaaatatatttaaaatcaatacagATTATCGAAATGAATTTCATAGTAATGataaactaattttatcaataaactaAGTTTATCAATACAAATTTTGTGTTGCTATCAACacaggaaatttttttattttagtactcTTCAGAGTATTTAAAAGGTATCAAAATCTATTTGTACAAGAGAATTTTCACtcgtaaaaatcttaaaatttcaataaagtttacCTTGGTGATGGAGGTTTTAtctgttgttaatttaaagatatggaaaaaaaatgtatgtgtTGAAGTAAATTcgaaaagatttataaatatatttctcgTAAAATATGTTCTTGGCCTTGAAGCATGCtcaaatacaaagtttatatacagtTGTACAGGCTACTTGTGAAGTACTTTTGCATATAAAGATTATATGCAGTTTTACCAGACTACTGGTgaagaactttatttataaattgatttatatgttaattataaagagttgaacattagagtttttaaataaaaaaaatttgtactgATTGCAAAACTAGCTTACATGTTCCATGACAATATTTGAGCTCTGAggagattttgttttcatgttttgtttCAACCATAGTTTTGAGGAgactgatatatttttttattacataactcTCATAAAACATCGTCTTAAatcatttaacactttttaaagaGCTCCAGAGAAAACGTGTGTACCAGttttatcaagaaaatttaGATAAACCTAAATCATTCACTGTTTCTCATTTTGAAGCAGAAAACTTATCAAGATCGACTATATATGGAATTATTAAACGTGTAGAAGAAGATAAACCATTTGAAAGGCAAACTAGTAGTGGTAGAAAGTCAAAAATGATGACTAAGCGTGCCATCAGTCAACTTACCAAGCTTTTTGACCATAAATGTGGTATTTCTCAGCGTCATTTTGCCTTTTGGCCTATCAACTCCATACATTGTACAGTCTGGAACAGCTATTAACCAGCATATTTATGTTGATGAATGTTTGACTAAAAAACTATTACCACACATCAAACAGCTTCCAAAAAATACCAAATACATATTCTGGCCTGATCTAGCAAGTGCCCATTACTCAAACAAAGCTGTTAagtttttgaatgaaaatggaATAAAGTTTGTAACAAAAAGTGAAAACCCTCCAAATATGCCTGAATGTCGTTGTATTGAGGATTTTTGGTCTTGTATCAAAGGAGATGTTTACAAAAATGGTTGGCAGGTAGAGAATTTGGATCAATTACGCTCTAGAATAATTTACTGTTTTAAGAAATTCGAAAAAGAGCTGGTACAACGCTTGGCAGAGTCTACTAGCAGAAGACTCGACACAATAAGAAGACAAGGTCTTGTTGAATTAAGATaaacgtttttattaaaattagaataaatttgctattttattctttttaaaacaataaaataggTCTTCtagattaaaagttatttaatttttagttttgtccaGATTTTTAGTAATCACCCGTTATTATCAAATGTGTTTTGTACGTAAAAACTCTTGAAATATTTAACTGATAAGATGTAcgttaatatttttctttactttaataAAGCATCATTCTTAAACCTTCAAACACtttgtcaaaaattaaaaaaagtatggtcaggtattttaacttatatataaataggataaaaattgtatattaataatctattggaaaatttaacaaaaaaagtgatatttgTTTTCTACTGAACAGTTCTTTTGTACAGTTACATATAAGCGCTGATATTACAagctagttaaaaaaacttaaccagTTAAAGATGAATTATggaaattattgtaataaaaaaaacttcgtCAAAACAAGCTTTAACATttgaagaagtttaaaaaaaaagttattaatattacttcaagataaaacataaaacgtctctatttttatattattttgcaaGAGGTATTCgcagaaattgaaaaaaagcacACTCGACTATATTGGTTATACCAAAAAgtttacataataaaactattcataaaatttggaaatataaaagataaatatttctgctctagaaaaataaaaataaaaattattttttttttttatttttattttgctaaaggagtatataatgtaaaataaattgatagcataataaatgtaaagtttatcaaactttgttgctttatttaatattatttaccatCAGTTGCAGTTAAAgggtaaacattttttaccaaTTATAGAATACAAgctatatatcaacaaacatgTGCTTTATATGTATTGacttttgaaattgaaataaatatcaacATGAGCTTGTATgttagcaatttttttgtttctaccTTTTTACACTTAGTTTTTCATAAGAGTGTGGTAAGTTAAGAGTTATTCCTTTTGGTAATCAGTTTACTATATCAAAACACACTTGTGGACATcaggttataaattttttcttatagctTATTATGCTACAATGCTTTGTAATCTTTTATTCTATACATTACCAAAGGCAATCTAAATCAGCTCTTGCTCACGATTGCTTTTATTTTGAGAGTGTTGCAAATTATCTGGGCTAGCTATAACAATCAATAAGCAATATTCtcaaacttaaaatgttttagtgacgtatacaatttatatatgggaataataaaagtaaaaatctgAAAAGAAAttagcttattttttaaaatatttttcttgttataTTACAGGATTAATGGgaacttaatttgaaaaagCTTATATCAAGTTAATAATATTCAATTGATATtacttggtaaattttaaaactgttttaagaaATCTATCGTAGGAGAATCACAGCATAGTCAAGTTTTACCATTTGTTACAACGtttgtcatttttatacctTTGAGTTATAAAAACCATTAGGAAAacatactaaattttttaaatctttatttttaagaaaatattatgaaaatcaCGGATGTTTTGAGTTGtgaagttttgtaaaataataagtattGTATAAAATCGGATAGaaaaatcatactttttttgttattattatttgccAATTACTCAGTTTCACTTTTATTAATCGATAcgttttttgacatttgttttgatttaaacttaCGCGCAAAAGCCTCTTTTTCGAAATCAGCGAATTAGATTGCGCATAGCTCTGCTTATTCTGAGCCTGTGtagggtttcaaaatatgcttcaggggcggatccagcattttttgaatcaattttaGAATGGTTCAAACTTAGTAATACTTTGATTGCTTATgacgttttaaaataatatcattggataatttttttaaaaaagtagaatgtGATTGGTTAATTTTAAGTTATGATAATTACGcggtatttaattgaaaattatgttACTACTGAcactgttctttaaaaaaaaaaaggtatttttatttcGTTCTCTCTTCTGCTATGTTATTACTCTTTGCATCAATATAATCTGTGCGAAATTCTCTTTCATTGATCAGTATATACCACGACACagtacaataaatatttgttgtgGCATGGAGCTACTAAACCACATGACATTATTTATAACTcaaccttttatatatatatatatatatatatatatatatatatatatatatatatatatatatatatatatatatatatcgtttttTTAGCTACCCTCATAAACGTTGGTATACACTTACCTCCTCGTAATCATGTGCTTTTCAAATTTGAGTTCGGTGAAAGTTGTTTAGTTCGAATTGCAACAGACGACTATACTTTACTTGACGAAATCGATGATTATTTAGAAACGCTTAAACTTCCAGAATAAGCTTTTTAGttcctgtttataaaaatttaaattttttgtctttgtaTGTAgacatttttatacaaaaaatctttttactatcTTACGAAATCTTCATAAACATGTGTTTGCAAcatatgtttatactttaaaaagtttgatttactTTGCAACATATGTTTATTTTGAgcgcaaaatttatttattggaTTAACCAATTTCAAATCATTCctataagtaaaattttttaataatttaatgcaTTTGTATTTTGTCGCATTAAAATCGCAATgcataaattgaaaaaaaattataaaagtgaCCAAGaaacaaagtaattaaaaatatggaaGTTTCTACGAGAGACCCcgaattagaaataaattatttatcatgCATGCTGGAACTTAAATGTGAAATTAGTAAGCGTCGTCGAAAAAGATACCAGAACGCAATCTCTTATCTTCCAGGAGCAAATCATGATACGGTAGATGAATTGCGTAATCAATCAATAAATGATTACCTTAGTGATATGGCTGTTAGTTCATCATTCCATGGAATCAATTATATATGTGATAGCACGTATAAAGTACGAAGAATAATTTGGATCGTGGTTACTCTTACGGCAATGTTATACGCAATGCGTGAAGTTTATGAAAGCACAAGAAAGTATCTTAATTATCCCGTAAATACTGTTCGTATGAAGATCTATGTAAATGATTTAGAATTTCCAGCAGTTTCGTTGTGCAACTTAAACGATGTAAGAATGAGTATTGTAAATGGAACATCTTTTGATAATGCACTTATTGATCAGAATGCCCAGAATATTTCTGCCGACGATGCTCTGATGATAGCCCGAGAAGCACGCCATAATCTTGAGGATATGCTACTTGAATGCAAATTTAATGGTCGTTCCTGTTCAGCTAAAAATTTTAGCGAATTTAATTGGATGCAAGGTGATCGTTGCTTTACAATTAATTCAGGTAAGCCTGGGCACAGCCGTCTATCAGTGAAAGGTACAggtataaaaagaaatctagaattaatattaaatttgcaGCACTACGAATATTATCGTGATGAGATGGAATCTGGaatccattttattttacatagtCAAGAGGAAACACCAGTCAGGATGAGAGGCCCAATTGTATCCCCTGGGTTTACCACATACTTTCGAATAAACAAGATAAAGGTTGGTATTTTTGTAACCAaatttgttaagttttaaaagttttaaaacccaatttaaaacttaatgttttgtttataatataaacttgtcatattttcaacaaatactACAATGTTAtagctaaaataatttataataaatttatctacCGCTTatgttataagttaaaaaaaaattatttgactatttattttaagtttttttaaactactttttccAGTAGGTTGACAAGAGATAGATACCGTTAAAAACGAATTAAGATTagttagtataaattttaacgTATTTTATgccaatttttacaattataagtttttaaattaaaaa
This window harbors:
- the LOC100212333 gene encoding acid-sensing ion channel 5-like (The RefSeq protein has 10 substitutions compared to this genomic sequence) codes for the protein MLELKCEISKRRRKRYQNAISYLPGANHDTVDELRNQSINDYLSDMAVNSSFHGINYICDSTYKVRRIIWIVVTLTAMLYAMREVYESTRKYLNYPVSTVRMKIYVDDLEFPAVSLCNLNDVRMSIVNGTSFDNALIDQNAQNISADDALMIAREARHNLEDMLLECKFNGRSCSAKNFSEFNWMQGDRCFTINSGKPGHSRLSVKGTGIKRNLELILNLQHYEYYRDEMESGIHFILHSQEETPVRMRGPIVSPGFTTYFRINKIKTKNLKYPYKTRCGSLNLKFFKGYSKQLCWLDQLTDYVNSKCGCKDFFMPGNISICTFSTAFGCMWPAWEEFEKKKISNCPLPCDADTYFGQTVSRALFPSNEYKKSFIKNLMHIQQFRDVYGNKKKELQFMRDNLLRIVLYYDDLSYELLEQKPSYDLLSWLGDIGGQIGLFVGSSAMSYFEFLDCLIMIIYAKYFKQYK